The Lentzea guizhouensis genome contains a region encoding:
- a CDS encoding GntR family transcriptional regulator: MNRVPPHRADRPVRAGIPEHGRVPRYYAVKAELFDLVETLGEGTVLPSERELAERFSVSRVTLRQAVSELVLEGKLIRRQGSGTFVAPPKLVQPLSLVSYTEGMRRQGVEPTRTVITLEEISADEGLARDLVVEPGDPVVHLERVLLADDERIGLESTYLSSRRFPDLVDKLDPAGSLYACLTERLGVRFAEAEERVETVLATPREALLIGTNPALPMLLLHRVSYDVEGRPIERARSLYRGDRFSFVARLHADR, encoded by the coding sequence GTGAACCGCGTCCCGCCGCACCGCGCTGATCGACCTGTTCGCGCGGGCATTCCAGAACACGGCCGAGTCCCGCGCTACTACGCGGTCAAGGCCGAGCTGTTCGACCTCGTCGAGACCCTTGGCGAAGGCACGGTCCTGCCGTCCGAACGCGAGCTCGCCGAGCGCTTCTCCGTCTCGCGCGTCACGCTCCGCCAGGCCGTCAGCGAGCTCGTGCTCGAAGGCAAGCTCATCCGCCGCCAGGGCAGTGGCACGTTCGTCGCGCCACCCAAGCTCGTCCAGCCGTTGTCACTGGTCAGCTACACCGAAGGCATGCGCAGGCAGGGGGTCGAGCCCACCCGCACGGTGATCACCCTGGAGGAGATCAGCGCCGACGAGGGCCTCGCCCGCGACCTGGTGGTGGAGCCGGGCGACCCGGTCGTCCACCTCGAACGCGTGCTGCTCGCCGACGACGAGCGCATCGGCCTCGAGTCGACCTACCTGAGCAGCCGCCGCTTCCCGGACCTGGTGGACAAGCTCGACCCGGCCGGCTCGCTCTACGCGTGCCTCACCGAACGCCTCGGCGTGCGCTTCGCCGAGGCCGAGGAACGCGTCGAGACGGTCCTCGCCACCCCGCGCGAGGCTTTGCTCATCGGCACCAACCCCGCGCTGCCGATGCTGCTGCTGCACCGGGTCTCCTACGACGTGGAAGGTCGTCCGATCGAGCGCGCGCGCTCGCTCTACCGGGGTGATCGATTCAGTTTCGTCGCACGGCTGCACGCAGACCGTTAG
- a CDS encoding glutamate ABC transporter substrate-binding protein: MTPRALLRLVATTCAAVLLLSSCAGGDESTMAGKVSSNDRMTIAVSFDQPGLSVRRLDGAYRGFDVDVAKYIAKELGVSEQNITWKEAQPGNRESLLTSGEADMVVSTYSITDKRKQIIDFVGPYFVAGQDLLVRFNENRITGPKSLNASLILCSTKGSTSAAYVREQFAKDVQLNEYAKFSDCVTALLAGNVDAVTTDDVLLAGYAAQNPELLRVVGEPFSKEEYGVGLRRDDPESKAKVQAALQKMIDSGAWRESLETNIGSSGYKIPDPPKLAA; the protein is encoded by the coding sequence ATGACGCCGAGAGCGCTCCTCCGCCTGGTAGCGACAACATGTGCGGCCGTGCTGCTCCTGAGCTCGTGCGCGGGTGGCGACGAGTCCACGATGGCCGGCAAGGTCAGCAGCAACGACCGCATGACCATCGCCGTGTCGTTCGACCAGCCGGGGCTGTCGGTGCGCAGGCTCGACGGTGCCTATCGCGGGTTCGACGTCGACGTCGCGAAGTACATCGCGAAGGAGCTCGGCGTCAGCGAGCAGAACATCACCTGGAAGGAAGCGCAGCCGGGCAACCGGGAGTCGCTGCTGACCTCCGGTGAAGCCGACATGGTCGTCTCCACCTACTCGATCACGGACAAGCGCAAGCAGATCATCGACTTCGTCGGACCGTACTTCGTCGCCGGTCAGGACCTGCTGGTCCGCTTCAACGAGAACCGCATCACCGGCCCGAAGTCGCTCAACGCCAGCCTGATCCTGTGCTCGACCAAGGGCTCCACCTCCGCCGCCTACGTGCGCGAGCAGTTCGCCAAGGACGTGCAGCTGAACGAGTACGCCAAGTTCAGCGACTGCGTGACCGCGCTGCTGGCCGGCAACGTCGACGCCGTCACGACCGACGACGTCCTGCTGGCGGGATACGCCGCGCAGAACCCCGAGCTGCTCCGGGTGGTCGGCGAGCCGTTCAGCAAGGAGGAGTACGGCGTCGGCCTGCGCCGTGATGACCCGGAGAGCAAGGCGAAGGTCCAGGCCGCGCTGCAGAAGATGATCGACTCGGGTGCCTGGCGCGAGTCGCTGGAGACCAACATCGGATCTTCCGGCTACAAGATCCCCGACCCGCCGAAGCTCGCGGCCTGA
- a CDS encoding sulfurtransferase: MHPLITPEALADALSARPAAVVLDVRWRLGGPPGRQDYEVSHVPGAVYVDLDTELSAPPGVEGRHPLPDPERLQEVLRRAGVREGGQVVAYDAADGSVAARVWWLLRWAGFGEVAVLDGGFAAWQAAGLPVSAEVPAPEVGDVVVRAGQMPVLDADGAAGLAREGVLLDARAPQRYLGETEPVDPRAGHIPGALNAPSAGHVGADGRWLGAAELAERFAAIGVPGDAAGGEVAVGAYCGSGVTASSVVLALEVAGITSAQRPAALYAGSWSNWCALDREVATG, translated from the coding sequence GTGCATCCCTTGATCACTCCTGAAGCCCTCGCCGACGCGCTGAGTGCGCGGCCGGCCGCCGTCGTGCTGGATGTCCGGTGGCGGCTCGGCGGACCACCCGGACGTCAAGACTACGAGGTCAGCCACGTTCCCGGTGCGGTGTACGTGGACCTGGACACCGAGTTGTCCGCGCCGCCCGGTGTGGAGGGCAGGCATCCGCTGCCGGATCCGGAGCGGCTGCAGGAGGTGCTGCGCCGTGCGGGTGTGCGTGAGGGCGGCCAGGTGGTGGCCTACGACGCGGCGGACGGTTCGGTGGCCGCGCGGGTGTGGTGGCTGTTGCGGTGGGCCGGGTTCGGGGAGGTGGCGGTGCTGGACGGCGGGTTCGCCGCGTGGCAGGCGGCGGGGTTGCCGGTGAGTGCCGAGGTGCCTGCGCCGGAGGTGGGGGACGTGGTGGTGCGGGCCGGGCAGATGCCGGTCCTGGACGCGGATGGTGCGGCTGGGCTGGCGCGGGAGGGGGTGTTGCTGGATGCGCGGGCGCCGCAGCGGTACCTCGGGGAGACCGAGCCGGTGGACCCGCGGGCCGGGCACATTCCCGGGGCGCTCAACGCGCCGTCGGCCGGGCATGTCGGGGCTGATGGGCGGTGGCTCGGTGCGGCCGAGTTGGCGGAGCGGTTCGCGGCGATCGGGGTGCCGGGTGACGCGGCGGGAGGCGAGGTGGCCGTGGGGGCGTACTGCGGGTCGGGGGTGACCGCGTCGTCCGTGGTGCTCGCGTTGGAGGTGGCGGGGATCACGTCGGCGCAGAGGCCTGCGGCGTTGTACGCCGGGTCGTGGTCCAACTGGTGTGCGTTGGACCGGGAGGTGGCGACCGGCTGA
- a CDS encoding acetoin utilization protein AcuC: MGKPAAVVWDESFLGYDLGGDHPLNPVRLDLTVRLATALGVLDGVELRAPEAATDEEIELVHRPGYLSAVQAAPTAGWDVGHGLGTPDNPVFERMHEASALVVGGSLMAARAIAGGEVDRAVNIAGGLHHAMPDSAAGFCVYNDCAVAIEWLLRNGVERVAYVDVDVHHGDGVQTAFWDDPRVLTVSLHQHPMSLWPGTGWAGEVGGPGAEGTAVNVALPAGTKDGAWLRAFHATVPALLKAFRPQVLVTQCGVDTHKEDPLADLALSVDGHRAIYQAFRELVTEHGFKWLALGGGGYELLRVVPRSWTHLLATVLDRDLDVNRPLPAEWVAHATRIARDWPLPASMTDECDPGYQPWGGDAEEPVDRAIRETRRAVFPLHGLDPDDPRD; encoded by the coding sequence ATGGGTAAGCCAGCCGCTGTTGTCTGGGACGAGTCCTTCCTCGGGTACGACCTCGGTGGCGACCATCCGCTGAACCCCGTGCGGCTCGACCTCACGGTGCGGCTCGCGACGGCGCTCGGGGTGCTGGACGGGGTTGAGTTGCGGGCGCCGGAGGCGGCGACCGACGAAGAGATCGAGCTGGTGCACCGGCCGGGGTACCTGAGTGCGGTGCAGGCGGCTCCCACGGCCGGGTGGGACGTGGGGCACGGGTTGGGGACGCCGGACAACCCCGTGTTCGAGCGGATGCACGAGGCGTCGGCGTTGGTGGTGGGCGGGTCGTTGATGGCGGCGCGGGCCATTGCCGGTGGTGAGGTGGACCGGGCGGTCAACATCGCCGGTGGGTTGCACCACGCGATGCCGGACAGTGCGGCGGGGTTCTGCGTTTACAACGACTGTGCGGTGGCCATTGAGTGGTTGTTGCGCAACGGGGTGGAGCGCGTTGCGTACGTGGATGTCGACGTGCATCACGGGGACGGGGTGCAGACGGCGTTCTGGGACGACCCGCGCGTGTTGACGGTGTCGTTGCACCAGCACCCGATGAGTCTGTGGCCGGGGACCGGGTGGGCCGGTGAGGTCGGGGGTCCGGGGGCCGAGGGGACGGCGGTCAACGTGGCGTTGCCCGCCGGGACGAAGGACGGGGCGTGGTTGCGGGCGTTCCACGCGACGGTGCCGGCGTTGCTGAAGGCGTTCCGGCCGCAGGTGCTGGTGACGCAGTGCGGGGTGGACACGCACAAGGAGGACCCGCTGGCGGACCTGGCGTTGAGCGTGGACGGGCACCGGGCGATCTACCAGGCGTTCCGGGAGCTGGTGACCGAGCACGGGTTCAAGTGGCTGGCGCTCGGGGGTGGCGGGTACGAGCTGCTCAGGGTGGTGCCGCGGTCGTGGACGCACCTGCTGGCGACCGTGCTGGACCGCGATCTGGACGTGAACCGGCCGTTGCCGGCGGAGTGGGTGGCGCACGCGACACGCATCGCGCGGGACTGGCCGCTTCCGGCGTCGATGACTGATGAGTGCGACCCTGGGTACCAGCCGTGGGGCGGGGATGCGGAGGAGCCGGTGGACCGGGCGATCCGTGAGACTCGCCGTGCGGTGTTCCCGTTGCACGGACTTGACCCGGACGATCCGAGGGACTGA
- a CDS encoding metal-dependent transcriptional regulator has protein sequence MNDLIDTTEMYLRTIYELEEEGVVPLRARIAERLGQSGPTVSQTVGRMERDGLVVVAEDRHLELTEQGRNLAIAVMRKHRLAERLLVDIIGLEWEHVHSEACRWEHVMSEAVERKLIKLLGNPTTSPYGNPIPGLDKLGDGEPAPPAEADLVRVDEVARRGGGRVEVRRIAEHVQLDPDLMAELKDAGVVPGGTVQVESMGTAKVVQVRGPNGNAAELDPSVAHAVLVLAR, from the coding sequence GTGAACGACCTCATCGACACCACGGAGATGTATCTCCGCACGATCTACGAGCTCGAAGAAGAGGGCGTGGTACCACTGCGCGCCCGCATCGCCGAGCGCCTCGGCCAAAGTGGACCGACCGTGAGCCAGACCGTCGGCCGCATGGAACGCGACGGCCTGGTCGTCGTGGCGGAAGACCGTCACCTCGAACTCACCGAACAGGGCCGCAACCTCGCGATCGCCGTCATGCGCAAGCACCGGCTCGCCGAACGCCTCCTCGTGGACATCATCGGGCTCGAATGGGAGCACGTCCACAGCGAGGCGTGCCGCTGGGAACACGTGATGAGCGAGGCGGTCGAACGCAAACTCATCAAACTCCTCGGCAACCCCACCACCTCCCCTTACGGCAACCCGATCCCCGGCCTCGACAAACTGGGTGACGGCGAACCCGCCCCGCCCGCCGAGGCGGACCTGGTGCGCGTGGACGAGGTGGCCCGCCGCGGCGGCGGGCGCGTCGAGGTGCGCCGCATCGCCGAGCACGTGCAGCTCGACCCGGACCTGATGGCCGAGCTCAAGGACGCCGGAGTGGTACCCGGCGGCACCGTCCAGGTGGAGTCCATGGGCACCGCCAAGGTCGTCCAGGTGCGCGGCCCGAACGGCAACGCGGCAGAACTCGACCCGTCGGTGGCCCACGCCGTGCTGGTGCTCGCCCGGTGA